A single region of the Pantoea phytobeneficialis genome encodes:
- a CDS encoding Hok/Gef family protein has translation MKQQIMFFTLAILAVAAVILVSRKDLCEIRYRTLETEVAVSLACEILK, from the coding sequence ATGAAACAGCAGATAATGTTTTTCACTCTGGCGATACTGGCGGTGGCAGCCGTCATCCTGGTTTCGCGCAAGGATCTCTGTGAAATACGGTATCGCACCCTGGAAACGGAGGTGGCTGTTTCCCTGGCTTGTGAAATCTTGAAGTAA
- a CDS encoding threonine ammonia-lyase — protein sequence MIEDINVNDYLAALERVRPWVRKTPLVEAAPWQPVPGIELRLKAECSQVTGSFKARGAFNRVLNLPQQVRQQGLATASGGNFGAAVAYVGQQLALPADVFVMNTSTELTRQRIESYGAKLTVEGDFWDQSWDAAGARIQETGGALLHPYADRDVIIGQGTMALEILEQWPEVETLVVSIGGGGLIAGVAQAAKLLKPGIRIIGVEAAGCPMMWTSRQQQQIVKLEQVKTIVPILAARSTEAINFALVEQYVDEIVLVPEDQVEASAREVWAATGLAIELGAATAVAAVTRQLFSLKPDEKIAVVLCGSGTNGI from the coding sequence ATGATCGAGGATATTAACGTTAACGACTATCTGGCCGCGCTGGAACGGGTGCGTCCCTGGGTACGTAAAACGCCGCTGGTGGAGGCCGCCCCGTGGCAGCCTGTGCCGGGTATTGAACTGCGCCTGAAGGCGGAATGTTCGCAAGTGACCGGATCCTTTAAGGCGCGCGGCGCTTTTAATCGCGTGCTTAATCTGCCACAACAGGTTCGTCAGCAGGGACTGGCGACCGCTTCGGGTGGTAATTTTGGTGCCGCTGTCGCTTATGTCGGCCAGCAGTTAGCACTGCCTGCTGACGTGTTTGTCATGAACACCAGTACCGAGCTGACACGTCAGCGCATCGAAAGCTACGGGGCCAAACTCACGGTAGAAGGCGATTTCTGGGATCAGAGCTGGGATGCGGCGGGTGCGCGTATTCAGGAAACCGGCGGTGCCCTGCTCCATCCCTACGCTGACCGCGATGTGATTATTGGTCAGGGCACGATGGCACTGGAAATCCTCGAACAATGGCCCGAGGTCGAGACGCTGGTGGTGTCAATCGGCGGCGGCGGTTTGATTGCCGGTGTGGCGCAGGCGGCGAAGCTGTTGAAACCGGGTATTCGTATTATCGGCGTCGAGGCGGCAGGTTGCCCGATGATGTGGACCAGTCGCCAACAGCAGCAAATCGTCAAACTGGAGCAGGTGAAAACCATTGTGCCGATCCTCGCTGCCCGTTCAACCGAAGCGATTAACTTTGCGCTGGTGGAACAATACGTTGATGAGATTGTGCTGGTGCCGGAAGACCAGGTCGAGGCATCGGCGCGTGAAGTCTGGGCAGCAACCGGCCTGGCGATTGAATTGGGGGCCGCAACAGCGGTGGCGGCGGTGACGCGTCAGCTGTTTAGCCTCAAGCCGGATGAGAAAATTGCTGTAGTGCTGTGCGGCAGTGGCACGAATGGAATTTAA
- a CDS encoding helix-turn-helix domain-containing protein, with amino-acid sequence MSLNLYSEARLLSELGQRLKDHRLRRNLLQKDLAAKAGISVSALKNLENDGKATLENFMKVVFALRLEKELTGLFTPPALSIAQVEALKQPGRQRATQRKGKGQ; translated from the coding sequence ATGTCCCTTAACCTCTATTCTGAAGCCCGATTGCTGTCTGAATTAGGGCAACGGCTGAAAGATCACCGCCTGCGCCGCAATCTGCTGCAAAAGGATCTGGCGGCGAAAGCCGGGATCTCGGTTTCCGCCCTGAAGAACCTCGAAAACGACGGCAAAGCCACGCTGGAAAATTTTATGAAAGTGGTGTTTGCCCTGCGACTGGAAAAAGAGCTGACCGGGCTGTTTACTCCACCGGCGCTGAGTATCGCGCAGGTTGAAGCCCTGAAACAGCCTGGCCGGCAACGTGCGACCCAACGTAAGGGGAAAGGCCAATGA
- a CDS encoding SDR family NAD(P)-dependent oxidoreductase: protein MKKMKWIVTGAESGLGKEIVVQLLQNGCYVSAIVEDYIKVADLTSRFPNQFVGVEIARNDSRGIASYLQSVIDDFSSVDGVILCDNTLLTKSVEDMSADEIISSVSFGLTNPILLIREIIPYFRYKNEGRLILVSSAHDKKSPTDRAVNYAISKGVESLFSSLTHDLSTFGIETSVINFNPEDYVASVTGKNNWAAYSMAECISSEITPTRMVIC, encoded by the coding sequence ATGAAAAAGATGAAATGGATCGTTACTGGCGCGGAGTCCGGGCTGGGTAAAGAAATTGTTGTGCAGTTATTGCAGAATGGATGCTATGTCTCTGCTATTGTTGAAGATTATATTAAAGTTGCCGACCTGACGTCTCGGTTCCCAAACCAATTTGTTGGGGTGGAGATCGCTCGAAATGATAGCCGGGGAATTGCCTCATACCTTCAGTCTGTTATTGACGATTTTTCCAGTGTCGATGGGGTGATATTGTGCGACAACACCTTATTAACAAAATCGGTGGAGGATATGTCAGCTGATGAAATTATATCCTCCGTCAGCTTCGGATTAACCAATCCGATCTTGCTGATACGTGAGATTATTCCGTACTTCCGATATAAAAATGAGGGCAGGCTTATCCTGGTATCCTCTGCCCATGATAAAAAATCGCCGACAGACAGGGCGGTAAATTATGCTATCAGCAAGGGAGTGGAGAGTCTTTTTTCATCACTGACGCATGATCTTTCCACATTTGGCATCGAAACATCCGTTATTAATTTCAACCCAGAAGATTATGTTGCCTCTGTGACAGGAAAAAATAACTGGGCGGCTTATTCGATGGCAGAATGTATCTCGAGTGAAATAACCCCGACTCGCATGGTGATCTGTTAA
- a CDS encoding type II toxin-antitoxin system HipA family toxin: MIKNYHPLQRLEIIYQGWGEHFPLGILAAGRERGQWLFEFSPEGIERGLELSPLLHPPVSTTYADFERHQEGIPGFIADSLPDGWGRLLMDRLLRRNDIEPAALSVLDRLAMLGDNTMGALTYRPLLDMPEQDNPHQHIDDLTVLAGQIQIEVAGQDSEVLPELVRLGGSPHGARPKVLVEFDSATGRIAAQPFAGSHPWLIKFPAAQEGVWVCALEEVYARLARQAGINFPDSRWFDLGNGLSAFGVKRFDRQAGMRVPVLSMAGALQADFRLPCLDYSDILQATGMITRSRVEREIQARRMVFNVLMNNQDDHAKNFAFILNQQDEWQVSPAYDLTLQMGPGGQHQTSVAGYGRDISRKALLKAAASADIAGKTLNRIIEEVSDVAAMFVQTAQALGDAIPASVIKATADKINANISALD; this comes from the coding sequence ATGATCAAGAACTATCACCCCCTTCAGCGACTGGAAATTATCTACCAGGGCTGGGGTGAACACTTCCCACTAGGTATTCTGGCGGCAGGCAGGGAACGCGGCCAATGGCTGTTTGAATTCTCGCCCGAGGGCATCGAGCGTGGCCTTGAATTGTCACCGCTGCTGCATCCGCCGGTCAGTACCACTTATGCCGACTTTGAACGACATCAGGAGGGCATTCCCGGTTTTATTGCCGACTCATTACCCGATGGCTGGGGTCGGTTACTGATGGATCGTCTGTTACGGCGTAATGATATCGAACCAGCAGCCTTGTCGGTGTTGGATCGACTGGCAATGTTAGGTGATAACACGATGGGTGCCCTCACCTATCGACCGCTGCTCGATATGCCCGAGCAGGACAACCCGCATCAGCATATTGATGACCTGACCGTTCTGGCCGGGCAGATCCAGATTGAAGTCGCCGGCCAGGACTCAGAGGTATTGCCGGAGCTGGTGAGGCTGGGTGGTTCACCACACGGCGCGCGTCCCAAGGTACTGGTAGAGTTCGATTCCGCAACTGGCCGTATTGCCGCACAACCCTTCGCGGGTAGCCATCCCTGGCTGATAAAGTTCCCCGCAGCTCAGGAAGGGGTATGGGTGTGTGCGCTGGAGGAGGTCTATGCCCGGCTGGCACGGCAGGCTGGCATTAATTTTCCTGACAGCCGCTGGTTTGATTTGGGTAACGGTTTATCTGCTTTCGGAGTGAAACGCTTTGATCGCCAGGCAGGCATGCGAGTGCCAGTGCTGAGTATGGCGGGAGCATTGCAGGCTGATTTCCGCCTCCCCTGTCTCGACTACAGCGATATCTTGCAGGCAACGGGAATGATCACCCGTTCAAGGGTGGAACGGGAAATCCAGGCGCGCCGGATGGTTTTCAATGTTCTGATGAACAACCAGGATGATCACGCTAAAAACTTCGCCTTTATCCTGAATCAGCAAGATGAGTGGCAGGTTTCCCCCGCCTACGATCTGACCTTACAAATGGGGCCGGGCGGCCAGCATCAGACGTCGGTGGCGGGTTATGGCCGCGATATCAGCCGCAAAGCCTTATTAAAAGCGGCAGCATCCGCAGATATTGCGGGCAAGACGCTGAATCGTATTATTGAAGAGGTGAGCGACGTGGCAGCGATGTTTGTGCAAACGGCGCAGGCGTTGGGCGATGCCATCCCGGCCAGCGTGATTAAAGCCACTGCGGATAAAATCAACGCCAATATCAGCGCGCTGGATTAA
- a CDS encoding succinylglutamate desuccinylase/aspartoacylase family protein codes for MSTVFSEIDFNRQGKQVGFAHLPLSAHTDAWGTIAMPLAVIANGSGPTVLITGGIHGDEYEGPIIINELIRDLTPDQLQGRLILLPCANTPAVRASMRVSPLDNKNLARVFPGNPWGTPTEQIAAWIHDALFPLCDFYLDLHSGGSSLFIEESAQVVVTEELSPQVREQSEAMARAFAATLTVVTNNMGDPRTSCGAAANLGLPAIAAEMGWNGSVSPRGVKRTRAAVARVLNHLGLIATETVPAEASQQVFIPAGGNLLSPGDGWFEPLHHIGDQVSAGELAGWLHRLTEPAAQPQAVHFTTAGQIYSQRTFGATAQGNSLAVLVQDVK; via the coding sequence ATGTCGACAGTGTTTAGCGAGATCGATTTTAACCGTCAGGGTAAGCAGGTGGGCTTTGCGCATCTGCCGCTGTCGGCGCATACCGATGCCTGGGGAACCATCGCCATGCCGCTGGCGGTGATCGCCAACGGCAGCGGGCCGACGGTGTTGATCACCGGCGGGATCCACGGTGATGAGTATGAAGGGCCGATTATTATCAATGAATTGATCCGCGATCTGACGCCGGATCAGCTTCAGGGCCGCCTGATCCTGCTGCCCTGCGCCAATACCCCGGCGGTACGCGCTTCGATGCGTGTCAGCCCGCTTGATAACAAAAATCTGGCGCGCGTCTTTCCCGGCAACCCGTGGGGCACGCCGACCGAACAGATCGCCGCCTGGATCCACGATGCCCTCTTCCCGCTGTGCGATTTCTACCTTGATCTGCACAGCGGCGGCAGCTCGCTGTTTATTGAAGAGAGCGCGCAGGTGGTGGTGACCGAGGAACTCAGCCCGCAGGTGCGTGAGCAAAGCGAAGCAATGGCGCGCGCTTTTGCCGCCACGCTGACGGTGGTCACCAACAATATGGGGGATCCGCGCACCAGTTGTGGCGCAGCGGCGAACCTCGGCTTACCGGCGATTGCAGCGGAGATGGGTTGGAACGGCAGCGTATCACCGCGCGGGGTGAAGCGTACTCGTGCCGCGGTGGCGCGAGTGCTGAATCATTTGGGCCTGATCGCCACGGAAACAGTCCCCGCCGAGGCATCGCAACAGGTGTTTATCCCGGCAGGGGGAAATTTGCTGTCGCCGGGGGACGGCTGGTTTGAACCGCTGCACCATATTGGCGATCAGGTCAGCGCTGGGGAATTGGCGGGTTGGTTGCATCGTCTCACCGAACCCGCCGCGCAGCCACAGGCGGTCCATTTCACCACCGCCGGGCAGATTTATTCACAACGCACTTTTGGTGCCACCGCGCAGGGCAACAGCCTCGCGGTGCTGGTACAGGATGTTAAGTGA